From the Devosia sp. FJ2-5-3 genome, the window TCATCGTGGCCGATCTTTCCGGCGACGAGACGCAATTTCCCGAGCAGATCGCGGCCGGGCTCAAGCCTTGGACCGTGCCCAAGATCTATCAGCCGGCATGGGGTGGTGGTGGCGGCGTCTATGACGACGAAACCCCGCCGCCGCCGACGACCCTGGTGGTCAAGGCGCCCGAGCGCGACCCGATCTCCGGCGCGACCTTCCCGCAGATGGGCGAGTGGTCCCGCTCCTGCCATCTGACTCAGGGCATGGGCAATTGGCGCCCCGCTCCGCAGACCGAGTGGCCGATCAATCTGAGCTGGGCCAGCATCGGTGAAGCGGGCAAGGCCGAGAGCGACATTCGCGAGGGCATCCTGGCGACGCTCGGCCAGATCGCCGAAGTCGATGGCCTGCCGGCTTCCGCCGCCGATGCCTTGCGCAATGCGCAGGGGCTGGTCGACGAAGCCGTGGATGATTATGGCGATCCAGTCGGGGTGACAGGCAAGCTGGTGGAAATCGCCAAGGCCCTGGCCGAAGCCCGCAGGACGCTGCCGGTCGAGCTCGAAGCCAATATCGCCCATCGCCTCGATCGCAAGATCAAGGAGACCGATCTGGCGCTGGCCACGGCCGCAGGCATGCATATCCGCGCCTATACCGATGGCGGGGACCTGCATCCGGGCGACGAGATCGTGGTCAAGACGGTCGTCGATGCACCCGAGGCGGTCACCTTGTCCAAGGTGGAAGTGATTGCCCGCGAGGGGATTACCGGCGGTGAAAACACCGCGGATGGCGTTACCGTCACCGTGGCCGACAATGCCGCGCTGACCAACCCGCTCAACGAGCAGTTCGACCCGCTCGGGGGCAATGGAGACGCCTTTGTGCGCCTGACGGCCGAGATCGATGGCCACCAGGCGGTGATCGATGTCGACCTCGAAGATGCGCTGCGGGTGCTGCCCGAGGCGTCGCTCGAGCTCAAGCCGGATGCGGTGGTGTTCAACACCCAGACCGAGATCAATCCAGTCGAAATGACGGCTGTCGTTTCGGGCGGTACGATTGCCGATCTCGATTTCGACCTGCCAGCAGGCTGGACGATGCGCGCCAATGGCGAGGGCAGCGAGGCCGGAACATTCGACCTGACGCCGCCGACTGACCTCGGCACGACGCGGATCACCATCTCGCCAAAGCTGCTCGGCAAGCAGGCCTATGCGATCAACGTCTTCAGCTATCCTCATATCGGACGTTCTGTCGTGCCGACCGAGGTGGCGGTGCCGGTGCAGTCGGTCGAGGCGATCATCCCGGAAGGCAAGATCGGCTATATCGGTGGCGGCAACGACAATGTCGCGATCTGGCTCAAGCGCCTTGGGGTGGACCTCAAGGAACTGACCCCGGCCGATATGGAAGCGGGCGCCTATCGCAATCTCGATACGCTCGTGGTCGGCATCTTCTCGTTCGGGCGCCGGCAGGACCTCGTGGCGGCCCTGCGGGGCGTGCATGAATGGGTGCGCAATGGCGGGCATCTGGTGACGCTTTACCACCGTCCCTCGGACGGCTGGGACAGCGAGACCGTGCCGCTGGCCTATCTCAAGATCGGCACGCCCTCGATCCGCTATCGCGTGACCGATGCCAAGGCGCCGGTGGAAG encodes:
- a CDS encoding PIG-L family deacetylase, with the protein product MTRLTRRTFIASVPPLLASTQIPAWAAPASNLELIAAQKGEPAIVKLYRQLERLTSTMTLMTTGAHPDDEPSGMLAALRHVYGIHPVLYCITRGEGGQNAIGPERGSVLGVLRTREMTEASRSLDASLAFGSQGHHDHMHDFGFSKDPNATIDRWGRDRVVERMTWAVRQYKPDAIMNCFLDVGGQHGHHRAANVATFIVADLSGDETQFPEQIAAGLKPWTVPKIYQPAWGGGGGVYDDETPPPPTTLVVKAPERDPISGATFPQMGEWSRSCHLTQGMGNWRPAPQTEWPINLSWASIGEAGKAESDIREGILATLGQIAEVDGLPASAADALRNAQGLVDEAVDDYGDPVGVTGKLVEIAKALAEARRTLPVELEANIAHRLDRKIKETDLALATAAGMHIRAYTDGGDLHPGDEIVVKTVVDAPEAVTLSKVEVIAREGITGGENTADGVTVTVADNAALTNPLNEQFDPLGGNGDAFVRLTAEIDGHQAVIDVDLEDALRVLPEASLELKPDAVVFNTQTEINPVEMTAVVSGGTIADLDFDLPAGWTMRANGEGSEAGTFDLTPPTDLGTTRITISPKLLGKQAYAINVFSYPHIGRSVVPTEVAVPVQSVEAIIPEGKIGYIGGGNDNVAIWLKRLGVDLKELTPADMEAGAYRNLDTLVVGIFSFGRRQDLVAALRGVHEWVRNGGHLVTLYHRPSDGWDSETVPLAYLKIGTPSIRYRVTDAKAPVEALVPDHPLLNYPNTIGPEDWAGWDKERGLYFASEWGEAYVPLLAMSDAGEEPLTGSLLSAEIGEGRHTHTSLVLHHQLDKLTPGAFRIMANLIQPAKRKD